From the genome of Variovorax sp. RA8, one region includes:
- a CDS encoding cytochrome c biogenesis protein DipZ — MIILAIAYLGGVLTILSPCILPVLPFVFARADRPFRSHGLPMLLGMALAFTGIATLAAVGGGWVVALNEYGRYAAMALLALFGLTLLLPAWADRMSRPLVALGMRLSEPSQPGAAPSSPRPSVLSPLLLGIGTGLLWAPCAGPILGLILTGAALNGASAGTSLLLLAYAAGACTSLAAALLFGARVFSALKGSLRTGEWIRRAAGAAVLVGVGAIALGLDTGLLSRLSFATTSELEKTLLEKIEHPGPLSSLPRPGAGVDEPVMLPTAAREPAPAPARVLGTEGFFPSLAGATEWINSDPLTPEGLRGKVVLVDFWTYSCINCLRTLPYLRAWADKYKDAGLVVLGVHAPEFAFEKRLSNVRKATKDLGIGFPVAVDNDFAIWRGFGNRAWPAFYFIDAQGRIRHHQFGENQYEEAEQVIQQLLQEAGRPQVPSGRVAPQGQGVQAAAAPTAAGSEETYLGYHRAHNFASPGGLARDRANGYQVPASLRTDHWALAGDWTVERERAVLNRVDGRIAYRFHARDLHLVLGPSADGRPVRFRVRLDGQPPLSDHGFDTDAQGNGTIDGQRLYQLVRQTTAGKDRLFEIEFMDPGVQVYAFTFG, encoded by the coding sequence ATGATCATTCTCGCGATTGCCTACCTCGGCGGCGTGCTCACCATCCTGAGCCCCTGCATCCTGCCGGTGCTCCCCTTCGTGTTCGCGCGCGCCGACCGCCCGTTCCGTTCGCATGGCCTGCCGATGCTGCTGGGAATGGCGCTTGCCTTCACCGGCATCGCCACACTGGCTGCCGTAGGCGGCGGCTGGGTCGTCGCGCTCAACGAGTACGGCCGGTACGCGGCCATGGCCCTGCTCGCCCTGTTCGGCCTCACGCTGCTGCTGCCGGCCTGGGCAGATCGCATGAGCAGGCCGCTCGTCGCGCTGGGCATGCGGCTGTCCGAGCCGTCCCAACCGGGAGCGGCGCCTTCATCGCCGCGCCCGTCGGTCCTGTCGCCGCTCCTGCTGGGCATCGGCACGGGCCTGCTGTGGGCGCCCTGCGCAGGACCGATCCTCGGGCTGATCCTGACCGGCGCGGCACTCAACGGCGCCAGCGCCGGCACCTCGTTGCTGCTGCTCGCATATGCCGCGGGCGCGTGCACCTCCCTGGCGGCCGCGCTGCTGTTCGGCGCACGCGTGTTCTCGGCCTTGAAGGGATCGCTGCGGACCGGCGAATGGATCCGGCGTGCCGCCGGTGCGGCAGTCCTGGTCGGTGTCGGCGCGATCGCGCTCGGCCTGGACACCGGCCTGCTCAGCCGGCTCTCGTTCGCGACCACCTCGGAACTGGAGAAGACGCTGCTGGAGAAGATCGAGCATCCGGGACCGCTGTCGTCCCTGCCGCGCCCCGGCGCCGGCGTCGACGAGCCGGTCATGCTGCCGACCGCCGCCCGCGAACCGGCACCGGCACCAGCACGCGTACTTGGAACGGAAGGCTTCTTCCCTTCGCTGGCAGGTGCGACCGAATGGATCAACTCCGATCCGCTGACGCCCGAAGGCCTGCGCGGAAAGGTCGTGCTGGTGGACTTCTGGACCTACTCGTGCATCAACTGCCTGCGCACCCTCCCGTACCTTCGCGCATGGGCCGACAAGTACAAAGACGCGGGCCTGGTGGTCCTCGGCGTGCATGCGCCCGAGTTCGCCTTCGAGAAGCGCTTGTCCAACGTGCGCAAGGCCACGAAGGATCTGGGCATCGGGTTCCCCGTCGCCGTCGACAACGACTTCGCCATCTGGCGCGGGTTCGGCAACCGGGCCTGGCCAGCCTTCTACTTCATCGATGCGCAGGGGCGCATACGTCACCACCAGTTCGGGGAGAACCAGTACGAGGAGGCGGAGCAGGTCATCCAGCAGTTGCTGCAGGAGGCGGGACGGCCGCAGGTGCCATCCGGACGCGTCGCGCCGCAGGGCCAGGGCGTCCAGGCCGCGGCCGCGCCCACCGCTGCAGGATCGGAGGAGACCTACCTGGGCTACCACCGCGCGCACAACTTTGCCTCGCCGGGCGGCCTGGCGCGCGACCGCGCAAACGGCTACCAGGTCCCCGCCTCGTTGCGAACCGACCATTGGGCGCTGGCCGGCGACTGGACGGTCGAGCGCGAGCGCGCGGTGCTGAACCGCGTCGATGGACGCATCGCCTATCGCTTTCATGCACGCGACCTGCACCTGGTGCTCGGCCCCTCGGCCGACGGCAGGCCCGTGCGATTCAGGGTGCGCCTGGATGGCCAGCCCCCGCTCTCGGACCACGGCTTCGACACCGACGCCCAGGGCAACGGCACCATCGATGGGCAGCGGCTTTACCAATTGGTTCGCCAGACAACGGCCGGGAAGGACCGCCTGTTCGAGATCGAGTTCATGGATCCCGGGGTGCAGGTCTACGCGTTCACTTTTGGCTGA
- a CDS encoding ATP-binding protein: MTPRSLFARVTLIIVVGLAIAQLLTFAAIRYERGMALRELMMTGIERDIASSIAILDHLPAAEREGWLGRLERRNYRFMLGDGVAGPQPASEQSQAFAAAIVNALHPFEVVKVAQATGDDVRIQVRLSDGSPVVVDARRVGMPVSNWVMWVLLLQLAVLGICAWFAVRLVTRPLARLAAAADELGPDLKGRMLGEEGPTEVAHAARAFNAMQRRIAGYMAERVEILAAISHDLQTPITRMRLRTEMMDNEKDQLKFRQDLDAMNALVREGVTYARTLHGATEPPCRVDADALLESMVADYQDSGQQVRLEGRIGGPIVTRPNALRRIVANLVDNALKFGSEVRMQVRADADRLVIAIVDNGPGIPPDQLEAVLKPFYRVEGSRNRSTGGTGLGLAIAHQLGIAMGAQLSLHNRDEGGLEARVVMPLQRDPAS; the protein is encoded by the coding sequence ATGACCCCTCGCTCCCTGTTCGCCCGCGTCACGCTCATCATCGTGGTGGGCCTCGCGATCGCGCAGCTGCTGACCTTCGCGGCGATCCGCTACGAGCGCGGCATGGCGCTTCGCGAGCTGATGATGACCGGCATCGAGCGCGACATCGCGAGCTCGATCGCCATCCTGGACCACCTGCCCGCCGCCGAGCGCGAGGGCTGGCTGGGCCGGCTGGAGCGGCGCAACTACCGCTTCATGCTGGGCGACGGCGTCGCGGGCCCGCAGCCCGCTTCGGAGCAGTCGCAGGCGTTTGCCGCGGCCATCGTGAACGCGCTGCACCCCTTCGAAGTCGTGAAGGTGGCACAGGCCACCGGCGACGACGTCCGCATCCAGGTCAGGCTCAGCGACGGCAGCCCGGTGGTCGTCGATGCGCGCCGGGTCGGCATGCCGGTATCGAACTGGGTCATGTGGGTGCTGCTGCTGCAGCTCGCGGTGCTCGGCATCTGCGCCTGGTTCGCGGTGCGCCTCGTCACGCGGCCCCTGGCCCGCCTCGCGGCTGCCGCGGACGAGCTCGGGCCCGACCTGAAGGGCCGGATGCTCGGGGAGGAAGGCCCTACCGAAGTGGCGCACGCGGCGCGTGCGTTCAACGCCATGCAGCGACGGATCGCGGGCTACATGGCCGAGCGGGTGGAGATCCTGGCTGCCATCTCCCACGATCTGCAGACGCCCATCACCCGGATGCGGCTGCGCACCGAGATGATGGACAACGAGAAGGACCAGTTGAAGTTCCGGCAGGACCTCGACGCCATGAATGCGCTCGTCAGGGAAGGCGTCACCTATGCAAGGACGCTGCACGGTGCCACGGAGCCGCCGTGCCGCGTCGATGCCGACGCGCTGCTCGAAAGCATGGTCGCCGACTACCAGGACTCGGGCCAGCAAGTGCGCCTGGAGGGGCGGATCGGCGGGCCCATCGTGACGCGTCCGAACGCGCTGCGCCGGATCGTCGCCAACCTGGTCGACAACGCGCTGAAGTTCGGAAGCGAGGTGCGCATGCAGGTGCGCGCCGACGCGGACCGGCTCGTCATCGCCATCGTCGACAACGGGCCGGGCATCCCCCCCGATCAGCTCGAAGCCGTTCTCAAGCCCTTCTACCGGGTCGAAGGCTCTCGCAACCGGAGCACGGGAGGCACGGGCCTCGGGCTGGCCATCGCCCACCAGCTTGGCATCGCGATGGGCGCGCAGCTGAGCTTGCACAACCGCGACGAAGGCGGCCTGGAGGCCCGGGTCGTCATGCCCCTCCAACGGGACCCCGCATCATGA
- a CDS encoding thioredoxin family protein, with product MKFNHLAFAALLAASFAALTFAGAPLAGNTPVAAQQPAPEFQDLEKWLNSEPLKMEELRGKVVLVDFWTYTCINCLNHLPYVKDWHARYKDSGLVVVGVHTPEFAYEKSTRNVQKAIERLEIKHAVAQDNNYATWKAFRNQYWPAVYLIDKQGRIVYSHFGEGSYGVTEKKIQALLAEPSPTGS from the coding sequence ATGAAGTTCAACCATCTCGCCTTTGCCGCCTTGCTCGCGGCCTCGTTTGCCGCCCTGACCTTCGCCGGCGCTCCGCTGGCCGGCAACACGCCGGTCGCCGCGCAGCAGCCGGCGCCCGAGTTCCAGGACCTCGAGAAGTGGCTCAACTCCGAGCCCTTGAAGATGGAAGAGTTGCGCGGCAAGGTGGTCCTGGTCGACTTCTGGACCTACACCTGCATCAATTGCCTGAACCATCTGCCGTACGTCAAGGACTGGCATGCCAGGTACAAGGACAGCGGCCTGGTCGTGGTCGGCGTGCATACGCCCGAGTTCGCGTACGAGAAGTCCACCAGGAATGTCCAGAAGGCCATCGAGCGCCTGGAGATCAAGCATGCTGTCGCCCAGGACAACAACTATGCGACATGGAAGGCTTTCAGGAACCAGTACTGGCCTGCCGTCTACCTGATCGACAAGCAGGGGCGCATCGTCTACTCGCACTTCGGCGAGGGCAGCTACGGGGTGACCGAGAAGAAGATCCAGGCACTCCTGGCAGAGCCGTCTCCGACGGGTTCGTGA
- a CDS encoding DUF899 domain-containing protein yields the protein MTQSTENARQGGQPAMHTPPIVSPQAWEAAREQLLVKEKAQTRARDALAAERRRMPWMAVEKAYAFEGPAGKASLLDLFDGRRQLIVYRAFFEPGVFGWPDHACRGCSMVADQVAHVAHLNARDTTLVFVSRAPQPDIVRLKARMGWELPWFTLTDRFDADFGVDEWHGTNVFLRDGDRVFRTYFLNNRGDEQMGNTWNYLDITPLGRQEVWEDSPEGYPQTPTYKWWNWHDNYAADAVPDKKWVEVSDAGEAAFRNQDAAAKP from the coding sequence ATGACCCAGTCAACCGAGAACGCTCGGCAAGGCGGCCAGCCCGCCATGCACACACCACCGATCGTGTCGCCACAGGCGTGGGAGGCGGCCCGCGAGCAGCTGCTCGTGAAGGAAAAGGCCCAGACCCGCGCCCGCGACGCCCTGGCCGCCGAGCGCCGGCGAATGCCGTGGATGGCCGTGGAGAAGGCCTATGCCTTCGAGGGGCCGGCGGGCAAGGCCAGCCTGCTCGACCTGTTCGACGGCCGGCGCCAGTTGATCGTCTACCGTGCCTTCTTCGAGCCGGGCGTGTTCGGCTGGCCCGACCATGCCTGCCGTGGCTGCTCCATGGTGGCCGACCAGGTCGCCCACGTCGCCCACCTGAACGCCCGTGACACCACGCTGGTCTTCGTCTCGCGTGCGCCCCAGCCGGACATCGTGCGGCTGAAGGCGCGGATGGGCTGGGAGCTGCCGTGGTTCACCCTCACCGACCGCTTCGACGCCGACTTCGGCGTGGACGAGTGGCATGGCACGAACGTGTTCTTGCGCGACGGCGACCGTGTGTTCCGCACCTACTTCCTCAACAACCGCGGCGACGAGCAGATGGGCAACACCTGGAACTACCTCGACATCACGCCGCTGGGCCGGCAGGAGGTCTGGGAAGACTCGCCCGAAGGCTATCCCCAGACGCCGACCTACAAGTGGTGGAACTGGCACGACAACTACGCCGCGGACGCGGTGCCGGACAAGAAGTGGGTCGAGGTGTCGGACGCCGGCGAGGCGGCGTTCCGGAACCAGGACGCGGCCGCGAAACCCTGA
- a CDS encoding LysR family transcriptional regulator, producing the protein MNRQFDDLMLGSLELFCLAAEHGGFTAAANIAGLTPAAVSRTVARLEERLGVRLFLRTTRQIRLSDAGQAYYEQCRQALHQLVEAEREVSGQQVTPSGLLRISAPTTYGHYRLLPLLPAFRARYPDIRVEVHVSNRNIDFAADGYDLAVRVRAPGDSTLIARRLEDAELVLVAAPDYLNRRGEPRTVDDLPAHECIQFELPSSGRTIPWLFRRDGQDIEVSTSGGYACSDDVLAGVTLARHGAGIFQAYRFVVEEDLRQGRLIEVLKPFGGRSRPYNLLYPQLRFVPLRVRTFVDFLVSRQAG; encoded by the coding sequence ATGAACCGGCAATTCGATGACTTGATGCTGGGAAGCCTGGAACTGTTCTGCCTGGCCGCGGAGCATGGCGGGTTCACCGCCGCCGCCAACATCGCGGGCCTGACGCCGGCCGCGGTGAGCAGGACCGTGGCCCGGCTCGAGGAACGCCTCGGCGTTCGCCTCTTCCTGCGCACGACGCGGCAGATCCGGCTGAGCGATGCGGGCCAGGCCTATTACGAGCAGTGCCGCCAGGCGCTCCACCAGCTGGTGGAGGCCGAGCGCGAGGTCAGCGGCCAGCAGGTCACGCCGAGCGGCCTGCTGCGCATCAGCGCGCCGACCACCTATGGGCACTACCGATTGCTGCCACTGCTGCCGGCATTCAGGGCGCGCTACCCTGACATCCGGGTCGAGGTTCACGTCAGCAACCGCAACATCGACTTCGCCGCCGATGGCTACGACCTGGCGGTGCGGGTGCGAGCGCCCGGCGATTCGACGCTGATCGCACGCCGTCTCGAGGACGCCGAGCTCGTGCTGGTCGCTGCCCCCGACTACCTGAACCGGCGCGGAGAACCACGAACCGTGGACGACCTGCCCGCCCACGAATGCATCCAGTTCGAACTGCCCAGCAGCGGCCGCACCATCCCCTGGCTGTTTCGAAGGGATGGTCAAGACATCGAGGTGTCCACCTCCGGCGGCTACGCCTGCTCGGACGATGTTCTCGCGGGGGTCACGCTGGCCCGTCACGGCGCGGGCATCTTCCAGGCTTATCGATTCGTGGTCGAGGAAGACCTGCGCCAGGGGCGGCTGATCGAGGTGCTCAAGCCCTTCGGCGGGCGAAGCCGGCCCTACAACCTCCTCTATCCGCAGCTGCGCTTCGTGCCCTTGCGCGTGCGCACCTTCGTGGACTTCCTGGTGAGCCGCCAGGCAGGGTGA
- a CDS encoding SDR family NAD(P)-dependent oxidoreductase — protein sequence MKTHPKTVVITGASSGIGLALAAAFLHRGDNVVGNARTAERLQEAAASLGSPDNFLGVPGDVADPAVGSALVQRAIERFGQVDVLVNNAGIFNAKPFVEYTQDDLEALVNTNLKGFFYPSQAAARHMVERKAGHIISITASIALAPNQSVPALLPVLIKGGINQATKALALELAPHNVQVTAVAPGIVDTPMYTKDMHGFLNTLQPAGRIGTAQEIVDAVLYLSGAGFTTGIVLPVDGGMAAGKW from the coding sequence ATGAAGACCCACCCCAAGACCGTCGTCATCACCGGCGCCTCGAGCGGCATCGGCCTGGCGCTGGCCGCCGCTTTCCTCCATCGCGGCGACAACGTCGTCGGCAACGCCCGGACCGCCGAACGCCTGCAGGAAGCCGCCGCGTCGCTCGGTTCGCCCGACAACTTCCTGGGCGTGCCCGGCGACGTCGCCGATCCGGCCGTCGGCAGCGCGCTGGTCCAACGGGCCATCGAGCGCTTCGGCCAGGTGGACGTGCTCGTCAACAACGCCGGCATCTTCAACGCCAAGCCTTTCGTCGAGTACACGCAGGATGACCTGGAAGCGTTGGTCAACACCAACCTGAAGGGCTTCTTCTATCCGTCGCAGGCCGCTGCGCGCCACATGGTCGAACGCAAGGCGGGGCACATCATCAGCATCACCGCGAGCATCGCGTTGGCACCGAACCAGAGCGTGCCGGCCCTGCTGCCCGTGCTGATCAAGGGCGGCATCAACCAGGCGACGAAGGCCCTGGCGCTGGAACTGGCGCCCCACAACGTCCAGGTGACGGCCGTGGCGCCGGGCATCGTCGACACGCCGATGTACACGAAGGACATGCACGGCTTCCTCAACACGCTGCAGCCGGCGGGCCGCATCGGGACGGCGCAGGAAATCGTCGACGCCGTGCTGTACTTGAGCGGCGCCGGCTTCACGACCGGCATCGTGCTGCCGGTGGATGGCGGCATGGCCGCCGGCAAGTGGTGA
- a CDS encoding response regulator — protein sequence MTPKSSDHILIVDDDREIRELLTAYLVKNGLRVAAVPTGRHMRAALEESGPFDLIILDLMLPGEDGLSLCRDLRAGKYKATPILMLTARNEEADRILGLEMGADDYLAKPFAARELLARVRAVLRRTRMLPPNMRSTEGATRLAFGDWQVDTTARHLIDDSGVMVALSGAEYRLLRVFLDHPQKVLSRDQLLSLTQGREAELFERSIDLLVSRLRQRLRDDAREPRYIKTVRSEGYVFSSTVEAQE from the coding sequence ATGACTCCGAAGAGCTCCGACCACATCCTCATCGTCGACGACGACCGGGAGATCCGCGAACTGCTGACCGCCTACCTGGTCAAGAACGGCCTGCGCGTCGCCGCGGTGCCAACGGGCCGCCACATGCGGGCGGCGCTGGAAGAATCGGGCCCCTTCGACCTGATCATCCTGGACCTGATGTTGCCGGGCGAAGACGGCCTGTCGCTCTGCCGCGACCTGCGCGCGGGCAAGTACAAGGCCACGCCCATCCTGATGCTGACGGCCCGCAACGAGGAAGCCGACCGGATCCTCGGGCTGGAAATGGGCGCCGACGACTACCTGGCCAAGCCCTTCGCCGCCCGCGAACTGCTCGCCCGCGTGCGTGCCGTGCTGCGCCGCACGCGGATGCTGCCGCCGAACATGCGATCGACCGAAGGCGCCACCCGGCTGGCCTTCGGCGACTGGCAGGTCGACACCACCGCGCGCCACCTGATCGACGATAGCGGCGTGATGGTGGCCCTGAGCGGCGCCGAGTACCGGCTGCTGCGCGTCTTTCTCGACCATCCCCAGAAGGTGCTGAGCCGCGACCAGTTGCTGAGCCTGACCCAGGGCCGGGAAGCGGAGCTCTTCGAGCGTTCGATCGACCTGCTCGTCAGCAGGCTGCGGCAGCGCCTGCGTGACGATGCGCGCGAGCCCCGCTACATCAAGACGGTGCGCAGCGAGGGCTACGTCTTTTCATCGACGGTCGAAGCGCAGGAGTGA